One [Clostridium] saccharolyticum WM1 DNA segment encodes these proteins:
- a CDS encoding DUF6323 family protein produces MDDRKWLQTANDGFQIARVKAANDYTKRFGLALTDEEAALLVRERKDALKEQERVEFGEGILPKLIFAFCDSPYIYQDNYVDTLGRLQDMFYLYKNESLDEITDDELIEFMKNQFDGPCQGSLDHLEDTGLESFARRVRFGDDVYEEDEEDEEDDEF; encoded by the coding sequence ATGGATGACAGGAAATGGCTTCAGACTGCGAACGATGGCTTCCAGATTGCCAGGGTGAAAGCAGCCAACGATTATACGAAAAGGTTTGGACTTGCTTTGACGGATGAGGAGGCAGCCTTACTGGTGAGAGAGAGAAAGGATGCATTAAAGGAACAGGAACGGGTGGAATTCGGAGAGGGAATCCTTCCGAAGCTGATTTTTGCATTCTGCGATTCCCCCTACATTTATCAGGACAATTACGTGGATACCCTGGGAAGGCTCCAGGACATGTTTTATTTATATAAAAATGAATCATTGGATGAGATTACCGATGATGAACTCATTGAATTCATGAAAAATCAGTTTGACGGACCCTGCCAGGGATCCCTTGATCATCTGGAGGATACCGGGCTGGAGTCCTTTGCCAGACGGGTCCGATTTGGAGATGACGTATATGAAGAAGATGAAGAAGATGAAGAAGATGATGAGTTTTGA
- the pyk gene encoding pyruvate kinase: MKRTKIICTMGPNTNDRALMKALAQNGMDVARFNFSHGDYEEQKMRLGLLKSIREELDLPIAALLDTKGPEIRTGLLKDGKKVNLKEGETYILTTEEIVGDAKKGHINYDGLNEDVASGNRILIDDGLIELEVLEVKGKEIVCKIINGGELGERKGVNVPNVKVKLPALTDKDKMDIKFGIEQGFDFIAASFVRTADAIYEIKNILEEHGSNISVIAKIENAEGIENLDDIIEASDGIMVARGDMGVEIPAQEVPFIQKRIIEKCNEACKPVIIATQMLDSMIRNPRPTRAEVTDVANAVYDGTDAVMLSGETAMGKYPVEALSMMASIVEETEKHLDYSAYRERKVSAVNSHNVSNAVCYSSVSTAHDLGARVIVAPSITGFTTRLLSKWRPESLIIGLSPSSSALRQMQLYWGVKPFHAKRAESTDVLIYSSMELLKAKGIVKENEMVVVTAGVVSPVRKNEPAAHTNIMRVVTVD; the protein is encoded by the coding sequence ATGAAGAGAACCAAAATTATTTGCACCATGGGACCGAATACCAATGATCGCGCACTGATGAAGGCACTTGCCCAGAATGGGATGGATGTGGCCAGATTCAACTTCTCACATGGTGATTATGAAGAGCAGAAAATGCGTCTCGGCTTACTAAAGAGCATCCGCGAGGAACTGGATCTTCCCATTGCCGCACTTCTTGATACAAAAGGACCTGAGATCCGTACCGGACTTTTAAAGGATGGGAAAAAGGTGAACCTGAAGGAAGGAGAGACATATATCCTGACAACAGAGGAGATCGTAGGAGATGCAAAAAAGGGCCACATCAACTATGACGGACTGAATGAGGATGTTGCTTCAGGAAACCGCATTCTTATTGATGATGGCCTGATCGAACTGGAAGTCCTTGAGGTTAAGGGGAAGGAAATTGTATGTAAGATCATCAATGGCGGTGAGCTGGGGGAAAGAAAAGGCGTCAACGTGCCAAATGTCAAGGTAAAGCTTCCTGCGCTTACCGATAAGGATAAAATGGATATAAAGTTCGGCATTGAGCAGGGCTTTGATTTCATTGCGGCTTCCTTTGTACGGACAGCAGATGCAATTTACGAAATAAAGAATATATTGGAGGAGCATGGTTCCAATATATCCGTTATTGCCAAGATCGAGAATGCGGAGGGCATTGAAAATCTAGATGACATCATTGAAGCCAGCGATGGAATCATGGTTGCCCGGGGCGATATGGGAGTTGAGATTCCGGCCCAGGAGGTACCGTTTATCCAGAAGCGGATTATAGAGAAATGCAACGAGGCCTGTAAGCCTGTTATAATCGCAACCCAGATGCTGGATTCCATGATCCGCAATCCCCGTCCTACCAGAGCCGAGGTAACGGACGTGGCAAACGCTGTTTATGACGGGACGGATGCAGTCATGCTTTCCGGTGAGACCGCTATGGGCAAATATCCGGTTGAGGCTCTTTCCATGATGGCCTCGATTGTGGAGGAAACAGAAAAGCATCTGGATTACAGTGCATACAGAGAGCGCAAGGTTTCTGCCGTCAATAGCCACAATGTATCCAATGCAGTATGCTATTCTTCCGTTTCCACGGCTCATGATCTGGGAGCCAGAGTGATCGTGGCTCCAAGCATCACCGGCTTTACTACCCGGCTGTTGTCCAAATGGAGACCGGAAAGCCTGATCATCGGCTTGTCCCCAAGCTCCTCCGCCCTCCGTCAGATGCAGTTATACTGGGGCGTAAAGCCGTTCCATGCGAAGCGTGCGGAATCCACCGACGTTTTGATTTATTCTTCCATGGAATTATTAAAGGCAAAAGGCATTGTAAAAGAAAATGAAATGGTAGTGGTGACTGCTGGGGTGGTAAGTCCTGTGAGAAAGAACGAACCTGCGGCTCATACCAATATCATGCGGGTGGTGACCGTAGATTAA
- a CDS encoding N-acetylmuramoyl-L-alanine amidase family protein, translating to MRKQKLKWLIPCAAALFTIGASMTSFAAQGWAEENNTWVYRDSNGDLATESWRKSGDNWFYLNEDGELATSSLIESDDNYYYVNSSGAMVTNEWREVPSDQDEEDEPDTYWYYFGSNGKAFKAPTSGRTSFKSIKIANGEFHNYAFDTEGRMLFGWVNEESARQTGDDAWKDGIYYLGDSSDGAQSNGWRSIEVEDSENEKDNFNGAYWFYFGTNGKKVKDTTKTINGLKYRFNENGAAESEWYDIASASTSSSANQYYNLPEQCWLAKGWFKTVPGEDVDQEAYEDGTEYWFYASSNGQLTTSQIKSINGLSYGFNEKGEMLKGLYKLTFESGKTIATYDEIETESDFPAADDAAEVYYFGTSPKEGAMATGKTNIDIDGENYTYNFRKAGSNKGAGYNSITDDSIYVQGRLIKADKDEKYKVVEYNGKEYLVGTSGKLAKGKTNIQDGDGKYYKTNSDGTIKESGYEKIK from the coding sequence ATGAGAAAACAGAAACTTAAATGGCTGATTCCCTGCGCCGCAGCTCTATTTACCATAGGTGCATCCATGACCTCCTTTGCTGCACAGGGATGGGCAGAGGAAAATAACACCTGGGTATACCGGGACTCCAACGGAGACCTGGCAACAGAATCCTGGCGCAAGTCCGGTGACAACTGGTTCTATCTGAACGAAGATGGCGAACTGGCTACCAGCAGCTTAATTGAATCCGATGACAATTACTATTATGTAAATTCATCCGGTGCCATGGTTACAAATGAATGGAGGGAAGTCCCTTCCGACCAGGATGAAGAGGATGAACCAGATACATACTGGTACTACTTTGGCAGCAACGGAAAGGCCTTTAAAGCTCCTACCTCTGGCAGGACGTCCTTTAAATCCATAAAAATCGCCAACGGTGAATTCCATAACTATGCCTTTGATACCGAGGGACGGATGCTGTTTGGCTGGGTCAACGAAGAATCCGCACGCCAGACCGGAGACGATGCATGGAAGGACGGAATCTATTACTTGGGAGATTCCTCTGACGGCGCTCAGTCTAATGGCTGGAGATCCATTGAAGTGGAAGACTCTGAAAACGAAAAAGATAACTTTAACGGAGCCTACTGGTTTTATTTCGGCACCAACGGCAAGAAAGTTAAGGATACCACCAAAACTATCAACGGTTTAAAATACCGTTTCAATGAAAATGGTGCTGCTGAATCAGAATGGTATGATATTGCTTCTGCTTCTACCTCAAGTTCCGCAAACCAGTATTATAATCTTCCCGAACAGTGCTGGCTTGCAAAAGGCTGGTTCAAGACCGTTCCTGGAGAAGATGTTGATCAGGAAGCTTATGAAGACGGCACCGAATACTGGTTCTACGCATCCAGCAACGGACAGCTGACAACAAGCCAGATCAAGAGCATTAATGGATTAAGCTATGGGTTCAACGAAAAGGGAGAAATGCTTAAGGGCCTTTATAAGCTGACCTTTGAATCAGGTAAAACCATCGCAACCTACGACGAGATCGAAACAGAAAGCGATTTCCCGGCAGCCGATGATGCAGCAGAGGTTTACTACTTCGGCACATCTCCAAAGGAAGGCGCCATGGCAACCGGCAAGACCAACATTGATATCGACGGAGAGAATTACACCTATAACTTCCGCAAAGCCGGAAGCAACAAGGGTGCCGGCTACAATTCCATCACTGATGACAGCATCTACGTACAGGGCAGACTGATCAAGGCTGACAAAGATGAGAAGTATAAAGTAGTGGAATATAATGGCAAGGAATACTTGGTCGGTACAAGCGGAAAGCTTGCTAAGGGCAAAACAAATATTCAGGATGGCGACGGCAAATACTACAAGACCAACAGCGACGGAACCATCAAGGAATCCGGATACGAAAAGATAAAATAA
- a CDS encoding magnesium transporter CorA family protein, translating to MIRIYKTEDGLIQQKDELSPGSWIALTDPTATEILEIANTCKIDPDDLRAPLDEEERSRIQTEDHYTLILVDVPSIEERGGKDWYVTIPMGIITTDEAIITVCLEDTTVLNAFMDGRVRDFHTYMKTRFILQILYKNASLYLQYLRIIDKKSGVIEEKLHKSTKNRELIELLELEKSLVYFTTSLRSNEMVLEKLMRNEKIKKYPEDTELLEDVIVENKQAIEMANIYSGILSGTMDAFASVISNNLNIVMKFLATITIVMSIPTMVASFYGMNVNSRGIPFADSPYGFAIVLGLTLALTLIVAWIFSKKDLF from the coding sequence ATGATTCGGATTTATAAAACAGAAGACGGCCTGATTCAGCAAAAGGATGAGCTTTCTCCGGGTTCCTGGATTGCCCTTACAGACCCTACTGCCACGGAGATCCTGGAAATTGCCAATACCTGTAAAATCGACCCTGATGATTTAAGGGCACCCCTTGATGAGGAAGAACGTTCCCGTATACAGACAGAGGATCATTACACCCTCATCCTGGTAGACGTTCCCTCCATTGAAGAGCGTGGCGGCAAGGACTGGTATGTGACCATACCAATGGGCATCATAACCACGGATGAAGCCATCATTACGGTCTGTCTGGAAGATACCACGGTACTTAACGCATTTATGGACGGCAGGGTGAGGGATTTTCATACCTACATGAAGACCCGGTTTATTCTGCAGATCCTGTATAAGAATGCATCTTTGTACCTGCAATATCTGAGGATCATTGATAAAAAAAGCGGGGTGATTGAGGAGAAGCTTCACAAATCCACCAAGAACCGGGAGCTCATTGAGCTTTTGGAGCTGGAAAAAAGCCTTGTTTACTTTACCACCTCCCTGCGTTCGAATGAAATGGTACTTGAAAAGCTCATGAGAAATGAGAAAATCAAAAAATATCCGGAGGATACGGAGCTTTTGGAAGACGTTATCGTCGAGAACAAGCAGGCCATTGAAATGGCTAATATTTACAGCGGAATTTTAAGCGGGACAATGGATGCGTTTGCTTCCGTTATATCAAACAACTTAAATATTGTCATGAAGTTTCTGGCAACCATTACCATTGTTATGTCCATACCAACCATGGTGGCGAGCTTTTATGGTATGAACGTTAATTCCAGGGGTATTCCCTTTGCGGACAGTCCCTATGGCTTTGCCATTGTTTTAGGTCTCACCCTGGCCCTGACGCTGATCGTAGCGTGGATTTTTTCCAAAAAGGATCTGTTCTAG
- a CDS encoding rhomboid family protein, translating to MKFFNNLERRFRKYAIPNLMYYIIGMYGVGLLMEMMAPGFYWQYLSLDAGKILGGQVWRIATFMIYPPGGGLFLSLISMYLYYMLGVNLERIWGAFRFNVYFFMGVIGHVAAALIVYIFMGKTVYLTTEFLNYSLFFAFAATFPDLEFLLFFVIPIKAKWLAIFNGIYFLYGFITGNIATRVTIFMSLLNFILFFLLTRNLSRFNPKEIKRKQNFHKQMKIKPQGWTHHRCAVCGRTEKDSPNLEFRYCSKCEGSFEYCSEHLYTHKHVTPSNPTTGDTTN from the coding sequence ATGAAGTTTTTTAATAATCTTGAACGCAGATTCAGAAAGTATGCGATTCCGAATCTGATGTACTATATCATCGGCATGTACGGTGTGGGACTGTTGATGGAGATGATGGCACCTGGATTTTACTGGCAATACCTGTCTCTTGATGCCGGAAAGATTCTGGGCGGCCAGGTGTGGAGGATCGCAACCTTTATGATCTACCCGCCGGGCGGCGGTCTTTTCTTGAGCCTGATCAGCATGTATTTATACTACATGCTGGGCGTGAACTTAGAGAGAATCTGGGGTGCGTTCCGTTTTAACGTTTATTTCTTTATGGGAGTCATCGGCCATGTGGCTGCGGCCCTGATTGTCTATATTTTTATGGGAAAAACGGTGTATCTGACAACGGAATTCCTCAATTATTCCCTGTTCTTTGCTTTTGCAGCCACTTTCCCGGATTTGGAATTCCTATTGTTTTTCGTAATTCCCATTAAAGCCAAATGGCTGGCCATTTTTAACGGAATCTATTTCCTGTATGGCTTCATTACCGGCAACATTGCTACCAGAGTCACCATATTTATGTCCTTGCTGAACTTTATCCTCTTTTTCCTTTTGACTCGGAATTTAAGCCGGTTTAATCCGAAAGAGATCAAAAGGAAGCAGAATTTTCATAAGCAGATGAAGATAAAGCCACAGGGCTGGACCCATCACCGGTGCGCCGTATGCGGCCGGACCGAAAAGGACTCTCCAAACCTGGAATTCCGTTATTGTTCAAAATGCGAAGGCAGCTTTGAATACTGTTCTGAGCATTTGTATACACATAAACATGTAACACCGTCCAACCCCACAACCGGTGATACGACCAACTAG
- a CDS encoding 2-hydroxyacyl-CoA dehydratase, protein MITYQTLGIDIGSTTVKIAILNEHHEILFADYERHYANIQETLAGLLKKAYDKLGPMDLCPAITGSGGLTLSRHLKVPFVQEVVSVATSLKDYAPQTDVAIELGGEDAKIIYFTGGIDQRMNGICAGGTGSFIDQMAALLQTDASGLNEYAANYKAIYPIAARCGVFAKTDIQPLINEGATREDLAASIFQAVVNQTISGLACGKPIRGHVAFLGGPLHFLPELQKAFVRTLHLSGDEIIAPEHSHLFAATGAAMNAKEVQGGIVSLEDLINRLSSGIRMEFEVKRMDPLFTDQADFDTFINRHNSHCVKKGELSSYHGKCFLGIDAGSTTTKVALVSEDGTLLYKFYSSNNGSPLATAIRAMREIREQMPEDSQIVWSCSTGYGEALLKSAFLLDEGEVETISHYYAAAFFEPKVDCILDIGGQDMKCIRIKNGTVDSVQLNEACSSGCGSFIETFANSLNYQVENFAQEALFAKNPTDLGTRCTVFMNSNVKQAQKEGAEVSDISAGLAYSVIKNALFKVIKITNASDLGSHVVVQGGTFYNNAVLRSFEKIAGCEAIRPDIAGIMGAFGAALIARERYEESKTTTMLSLDKILGLHYETSMARCKGCTNNCVLTVNRFDGGRQFITGNRCERGLGKEKAKREVPNLFDYKNRRMFDYEPLSPDLAERGTIGIPRVLNMYENYPFWAVFFKELKFRTVLSPQSTRKIYELGIESIPSESECYPAKIAHGHIEWLIRQGIKTIFYPCIPYERNETPDAGNHFNCPIVTSYAENIKNNVEGLKSENIRFLNPFMAFTNVEILTGRLTEIFAADFRIPAAEVAAAAKKGWEELMASRADMEKKGEETLKWLEDNDRQGIVLAGRPYHVDPEINHGLPELITSYGFAVLTEDSVSHLAEIERPLVVTDQWMYHTRLYRAAALVKKENRLNLIQLNSFGCGLDAVTTDQVNDILTGSGKIYTVLKIDEVNNLGAARIRIRSLIAALRVRDKRHYQQKVVSSAYHRIMFTKEMKKDYTILCPQMSPIHFDLIEPAIRSFGYRVEVLQNHNRSAIDTGLKYVNNDACYPSLIVVGQIMDALLSGKYDLDRTAVFMSQTGGGCRASNYIGFIRRALEKAGMGHIPVISVNANNMETNPGFNITLPMLTKAMQAVVYGDVFMRVLYATRPYEKVPGSANSLHEKWKERCIESLSRKSPDMITFSRNLKGIIRDFDNLPRTPGQKPKVGIVGEILVKFSPLANNHIVELLESEGAEAVMPDLMDFLLYCFYNNNFKAANLGGRKTTATLSNMGISLLEFFRRTAKQELIKSKHFTAPAHIGNLADMAKEFVSIGNQTGEGWFLTGEMLELIHSGTNNIVCTQPFGCLPNHIVGKGVIKELRKTYPDSNIIAVDYDPGASEVNQLNRIKLMLSTAQKNMGHGGYPTETE, encoded by the coding sequence ATGATTACATACCAAACATTAGGAATCGATATCGGTTCCACTACCGTTAAAATTGCAATATTAAATGAACACCATGAAATCTTATTCGCTGATTACGAGCGGCATTATGCAAACATACAGGAAACATTGGCAGGGCTTTTAAAAAAGGCCTATGATAAGCTGGGCCCCATGGACTTATGTCCGGCCATCACTGGGTCCGGCGGCTTAACTCTTTCCAGACATTTAAAGGTTCCCTTCGTCCAGGAGGTGGTATCTGTTGCCACCTCCCTTAAGGATTATGCCCCGCAGACTGATGTGGCAATCGAACTTGGGGGCGAAGATGCAAAAATTATTTACTTTACCGGCGGCATTGACCAGAGGATGAACGGAATATGTGCCGGAGGCACCGGATCCTTTATCGACCAGATGGCCGCTCTTTTACAGACCGACGCCTCCGGCTTAAATGAATATGCGGCCAATTACAAGGCCATATATCCCATCGCCGCCCGCTGCGGAGTCTTTGCAAAGACAGACATCCAGCCGCTCATTAATGAAGGGGCTACCAGGGAAGATCTTGCGGCCTCCATTTTTCAGGCGGTTGTGAACCAGACCATCAGCGGTCTGGCGTGCGGAAAGCCTATCAGAGGCCATGTGGCCTTCCTGGGAGGCCCTCTTCACTTTCTTCCGGAGCTTCAGAAAGCCTTTGTCCGCACCCTTCACTTGTCCGGGGATGAGATCATCGCTCCGGAGCACTCCCACTTATTTGCAGCCACCGGTGCTGCCATGAATGCAAAGGAGGTCCAGGGCGGAATCGTATCCCTGGAGGATTTAATCAACCGTTTATCCTCCGGCATCCGAATGGAATTTGAAGTAAAGCGCATGGATCCGCTGTTTACGGACCAGGCTGATTTTGATACCTTCATAAACCGGCACAACAGCCACTGCGTGAAAAAGGGCGAGTTGTCTTCCTACCACGGAAAGTGTTTTTTGGGGATCGACGCAGGCTCCACAACCACAAAGGTAGCCCTTGTAAGCGAAGACGGAACCTTGTTATATAAATTTTACAGCAGCAACAACGGAAGCCCTCTTGCAACGGCGATCCGGGCTATGAGGGAAATCCGGGAGCAGATGCCAGAGGACAGCCAGATCGTATGGTCCTGTTCCACCGGTTATGGAGAAGCTCTTTTAAAATCCGCCTTTCTCCTTGATGAGGGAGAGGTGGAGACCATCTCCCATTACTATGCGGCAGCCTTTTTTGAACCAAAGGTAGACTGCATCCTGGACATCGGCGGACAGGACATGAAGTGTATCCGCATTAAAAATGGCACCGTGGACAGCGTCCAGTTAAATGAGGCCTGCTCCTCCGGCTGCGGTTCCTTTATCGAAACCTTTGCCAATTCCTTAAACTATCAGGTAGAGAATTTTGCACAGGAGGCCTTATTTGCCAAAAACCCCACGGACTTAGGTACCAGATGCACGGTATTCATGAATTCCAACGTGAAACAGGCCCAGAAGGAAGGGGCCGAGGTATCCGATATTTCCGCAGGACTGGCTTATTCGGTCATTAAAAACGCCCTGTTTAAGGTAATTAAAATCACCAATGCATCTGATCTTGGCAGCCATGTGGTGGTACAGGGCGGTACCTTTTACAACAATGCCGTTTTAAGGAGCTTCGAAAAAATCGCTGGCTGCGAGGCCATCCGGCCGGATATTGCAGGCATTATGGGAGCCTTTGGCGCTGCTCTCATTGCAAGAGAACGGTATGAGGAATCTAAAACAACCACCATGCTGAGCCTGGATAAGATTCTGGGACTGCATTATGAGACCTCCATGGCCCGATGCAAAGGCTGTACCAACAACTGTGTTCTGACGGTCAACCGTTTTGACGGAGGCCGCCAGTTTATTACGGGAAACCGCTGCGAACGGGGACTTGGTAAGGAAAAAGCAAAACGGGAGGTGCCAAACCTCTTTGATTATAAAAACCGCCGCATGTTCGATTACGAGCCTTTAAGCCCGGATCTTGCGGAACGGGGCACCATCGGCATACCCAGAGTTTTAAACATGTATGAAAACTACCCCTTCTGGGCCGTTTTCTTTAAAGAACTGAAATTCCGTACCGTGCTGTCTCCCCAGTCCACCAGAAAGATCTATGAACTGGGCATTGAATCCATACCAAGCGAATCGGAATGCTACCCGGCAAAGATTGCCCACGGCCACATTGAATGGCTGATCAGGCAGGGAATCAAAACTATTTTTTATCCCTGTATTCCTTATGAACGGAATGAAACTCCTGATGCAGGAAACCATTTCAACTGCCCTATCGTCACCTCCTATGCAGAGAACATCAAGAACAACGTGGAAGGTCTTAAATCGGAAAATATCCGTTTCTTAAATCCGTTTATGGCTTTTACCAATGTAGAAATACTCACCGGACGCCTGACGGAAATATTTGCAGCCGATTTCCGGATTCCTGCCGCTGAGGTTGCCGCCGCCGCAAAAAAAGGCTGGGAGGAGCTTATGGCTTCCAGAGCCGATATGGAAAAAAAGGGAGAGGAAACCTTAAAATGGCTGGAGGACAACGACCGCCAAGGAATCGTACTGGCCGGACGTCCCTATCATGTTGATCCGGAAATTAACCATGGGCTGCCGGAGCTTATTACTTCGTATGGATTTGCAGTGCTTACGGAAGATTCCGTATCCCACCTGGCGGAAATTGAACGCCCTCTGGTGGTTACAGACCAGTGGATGTACCACACCAGACTTTATCGGGCCGCCGCCCTCGTAAAAAAGGAAAACCGTCTGAATTTAATCCAGCTTAACTCCTTTGGGTGCGGACTGGATGCCGTTACCACAGACCAGGTTAATGACATCTTAACCGGCTCAGGCAAGATCTATACGGTGTTAAAGATCGATGAGGTAAATAACCTGGGAGCCGCCAGGATCCGGATCCGCTCCCTGATCGCGGCACTTCGGGTACGGGATAAGCGCCATTACCAGCAGAAGGTGGTTTCCAGCGCTTACCACAGGATCATGTTTACCAAAGAGATGAAAAAGGATTACACCATCCTGTGCCCCCAGATGTCACCCATTCATTTTGACTTAATTGAACCAGCCATCCGGTCCTTTGGCTATCGGGTGGAGGTCCTTCAGAACCACAACCGGTCCGCCATTGATACGGGGTTAAAATATGTAAATAACGATGCCTGTTACCCCTCCCTCATCGTGGTAGGGCAGATCATGGATGCACTCTTATCCGGGAAATATGATTTAGACCGTACAGCAGTATTTATGAGCCAGACGGGAGGCGGCTGCCGGGCGTCCAATTACATCGGCTTTATCAGGCGTGCCCTGGAAAAGGCCGGCATGGGCCATATTCCGGTCATCTCCGTCAATGCAAACAACATGGAGACAAACCCAGGATTTAACATCACTTTGCCCATGCTGACAAAGGCCATGCAGGCGGTAGTGTACGGCGACGTCTTTATGCGGGTTTTATATGCGACCCGCCCTTATGAGAAGGTGCCCGGCTCTGCCAATTCCCTTCATGAGAAATGGAAAGAGCGGTGTATTGAATCCCTGTCCAGGAAATCCCCGGACATGATCACCTTCTCCCGCAACTTAAAAGGAATTATCAGGGATTTTGACAATCTTCCAAGAACTCCCGGTCAAAAGCCCAAGGTGGGAATCGTGGGAGAGATCCTTGTGAAGTTTTCTCCCCTGGCCAACAATCATATTGTGGAGCTGTTGGAATCAGAAGGTGCCGAAGCAGTCATGCCGGACTTAATGGACTTCCTACTGTACTGCTTCTACAACAATAACTTTAAAGCAGCAAATCTTGGAGGCAGGAAAACCACCGCAACCCTGTCCAATATGGGGATTTCCCTGCTGGAATTTTTCCGCCGAACCGCTAAGCAGGAGCTGATAAAGAGCAAACATTTTACTGCCCCGGCCCATATAGGAAATCTGGCCGACATGGCAAAGGAATTTGTATCCATTGGGAACCAGACCGGTGAAGGCTGGTTTTTAACAGGCGAGATGCTGGAACTGATCCACAGCGGCACCAATAACATTGTGTGCACCCAGCCCTTTGGCTGCCTCCCCAACCACATCGTTGGAAAAGGAGTTATCAAAGAGCTGAGGAAAACTTATCCTGACTCCAATATAATCGCCGTAGACTATGACCCCGGCGCAAGCGAGGTAAATCAGCTGAACCGTATCAAGCTGATGCTTTCCACCGCCCAGAAAAATATGGGCCATGGGGGATATCCGACAGAAACAGAGTAA
- a CDS encoding DUF6179 domain-containing protein, with amino-acid sequence MKKMKKMKKMMSFETEELIPIVAELADKYTGKESTSIPYDKARQFMEAVLYCIREYEAAQEEMQMLLSPERLPDPKIVYGLGYEKVLKKVRETQILYNEIIPDFKYYGNRCYYDTFVKGIPSFFLYYDPRFQPQHHILTLDYPVLYPMNSLCGIDAVSVFVKCIRLEQVFLGKLPQEYVLHVLKAYSPDYEELIVNLTGIVLRNILGCQIAGKRITALGYTSEELERLMECVRQNTVDSLEQKLKGLVDGLMWSGYEGEEKLGNYLKSCLRDISVELKNGLENRCLDSILAI; translated from the coding sequence ATGAAGAAGATGAAGAAGATGAAGAAGATGATGAGTTTTGAAACGGAGGAATTGATTCCCATAGTGGCAGAGCTGGCAGATAAATATACGGGAAAGGAAAGCACCTCCATCCCCTATGATAAGGCAAGACAGTTTATGGAAGCTGTCTTATACTGCATCCGTGAATATGAAGCAGCACAGGAGGAAATGCAGATGCTTCTTTCCCCTGAAAGGCTGCCGGATCCCAAAATCGTATACGGTCTGGGCTATGAAAAGGTCCTTAAGAAAGTAAGGGAAACCCAAATCCTGTACAACGAAATTATCCCAGATTTTAAATATTACGGGAACAGGTGTTATTACGATACGTTTGTAAAAGGCATTCCTTCCTTTTTTCTGTATTATGATCCCCGTTTTCAGCCACAGCATCACATCCTTACTCTGGATTACCCTGTTTTGTATCCAATGAATTCCCTGTGTGGAATTGATGCTGTCAGTGTCTTTGTCAAATGCATCCGTCTGGAGCAGGTTTTTTTGGGGAAATTGCCGCAGGAGTATGTGCTCCATGTGCTGAAGGCCTATTCTCCTGATTATGAGGAGCTGATTGTCAACCTGACAGGCATTGTGCTGCGGAATATTCTGGGCTGCCAGATAGCAGGTAAAAGGATTACTGCACTAGGATATACATCTGAAGAGCTGGAACGGCTGATGGAATGTGTAAGGCAGAATACCGTTGACTCCTTGGAACAAAAGCTGAAGGGATTGGTTGATGGACTGATGTGGTCCGGATATGAAGGAGAAGAAAAATTGGGGAATTATCTAAAGTCCTGTCTCCGTGATATTAGCGTAGAGCTGAAAAATGGTTTGGAAAACCGGTGCCTGGATTCCATACTTGCTATATAA